GCGAAATTATCCAAAATAATACAAAACAATAACTATTAAAGTGTTTATAAAAACAACACCATATACTCTTTTGGTGATAGAGTTAAAAATAACTCACTGAGACAAGCATGTCGTTGTCCAATCGCGTTGTACCATATTCAatatgagttaaaaaaaataactagctTCACAGGTAGTATAGCGTTGTGTCTTGAGTCAAGaattaactaaaaaatgattgcCCACTTATTGAACAATGTGTtgttgtttagttaaaaattaactcgcGTTCACTGACTTGTATTCATGTTTCAGTAAgttaaatttgactgaaaaaagtcaaaacttaACTCGCTTTATTCGGGGCACCGACAAGTaattcaaatagttaaaatttaattgcatCTTGTATAAGCGGGGTAGTTACTTCATTGGTGGATGGTGTGAGGTCTGATTTGGTTGTGGTGTGTCATGCGCTGTGTATTACGTAGCACTCAGAACACtgtatggtatatatatatatatgccaaaTTATATGTTATTACAGTATTATGGTATGGgactaagggtgtgtttggttggctggACTTTCCTAGATAGATGGGAGATGACCGTCCAGTATTTTAATATGTTTGGTTCACGGGCAAAATTTAATAGGGTGGGTCATGAGAGCAATATTCCATAAAGATGTTGTATGGGTGTATTCGGCCAAATTGGCTGGATGAGCTCATTCACCTTCACTAATGATGTTCATTAATGATTGTTTGGTGATAATTAGcgtgttttattattaatcactaattaacaagtttaaactagtgttaattagtgatgatagatatatttcattgttaatttgtagtaattaggataatatttatgttgattaattaatattaacatttattagtaattaaatatattcatCCCATCCATCCttatccatccaaccaaacaaaatattgtatcgTTCCATCTATctaatcaaacataaatctgaATTGTCTGATCATATCCCATCTCACCTTGatcaccaaccaaacataccTAAGTTTGTTCTAAGTTTGTTTGTTCCTATCGAACCCGTcacaactattttttattcgtgaTACCACCACTAATGCTAGTCATATAATAAAGAAGTCCCAATAATTTTCGTCTTATCCTGTCATGCTCTGGCTTATTCTTGGTTGCAGAGAAGTTTAGCTTGGGGCATCGGTCATTAGCCGTGGAGCGTATCGCGACACTGTCGACCTTGCACGCGGTGTCGATGGCGTCGACGCACCCATACCGGTTCCCCGTCCCGGCCGAGGGCGAGCCGAGGCGACGCTCCGCCGCCCAGTCGTGCGGGACGtgcggcgcgtcggcggtgGCCAGCTGCGTGGCGCTGTGCTGCTGCCCGTGCGCCGTGGTGAGCTGTTTGACGCTGGCCTTCGTCAAGGCGCCGTACTTGGCGGGCCGCCGGTGCGCGGCCAGGCTCGCCAGcaagcggaggcggcggatgATGGTCAAGCAAGGTGGCCGCCCAGGCGCGACGCCGCGGAAGACGAACCGCGTCTGGGACCTCGACGACGACCAGCAGGAGTGGCgccccgacggcggcggcggcggcggcgctgtgcAGGAAGAGCGCAAGGACCGGCGCTCGCCGGGGCCTGGCGACGCTAGCGACGCTGCCGTCGGCGAGGGCAGCGGTAGGGTGAGGTCGCGGGTGGACGCGGCGGAGAAGACGTGGGTGGAGATCTACCAGCTCGGGCACTGGGGGTTCGGCCGGCTGTCCTCCTCATCACGGCCTCAGGTGATCAGTGGTGACGCCGACAGCGACGGCGTTGCTGCTGGCCGGCATTGATCCGGCCATGGCAGCGCTTGCTTCCTTGGTGTCCACCACTCGGCAAAGATTGCGAGCGAGTTGACTTTGCTTGTTTGTGGTACACGACTCGGCTCAGCTGACGGCTGACGTACGTGAGTGCACGTATTTTGCATGGTCGTCCGACGTGCGGCTTGGTTGGTTCTGACGTGTAAAATGGAATATGTCGTTCCTCTGGTTTTTCCAGGTCGCAGTTTTGTTGTTCTGCAAGATGCGGACGGTGgaggtgttgttgttgctctTCTTTCGTATACATGTTTGGTGTAAATTGCTTTGTACGGACTCTTCCATTACAGTTGATGTTGTTGACTTCCTACTATACgattgattatttgttttattaaaaaattatgcaaatataagttataattaaaatataataaatctaatcataaaaaaattaataattaggtaaaatttttaaataagacgatggTCAAAACatgtgttaaaaaattaatatggttatttattaaaatacagaggGAGTGCTATCCAACTAGTTagaaacataattttttaaaaaaagtgcatgccaaaaattttaacttatgcaTTGCAATTTTCCCTATCTAGAAAAATTTGCAAACgtgtaattataattttataaagttgAAGATATGGCATTAGTATTTGAATGATATGTAGAACCCGTATAAGTCAATGACATACGGATCAGaatatctctaattttataaaatataatgacatTCTAGCAATTTTCTCATTCCAAAATGACTTCAATAGCAAGAACACATTTTGGTGCCGATCGCTGAAGCTGGCAAGTATTCAAAGTTCGGACAAAGTAAGACACGACGCAATGTcatgagagagagatcgaggcCTAGGCAGGCCCAGGCCCAGCTAAAATGTAGAGCGGAAACATGGGCCGGACCAGCCCATATCAGCAATTGGTCACCAAGCCTATGAAAACCGGAGCGTGACGGGTAGCGCGAGGGACAGAGGTATCCACACGCGGAAACGTCTCCGCCTCTTCCTCTCCGGGCTCCCGCCGCTTCCTCCATCGCCTTCTAGGGTTCCGTCTCCTCTCCCCCCAAATGGCGGCGGCCACCACGTCCCGGCGCGGCCCCGGCGCCATGGACGACGAGAACCTCACCTTCGAGACCTCCCCCGGGGTCGAGGTCATCAGCAGCTTCGACCAGATGGGGATCCGCGACGACCTCCTCCGCGGCATCTACGCCTACGGCTTCGAGAAGCCCTCCGCCATCCAGCAGCGCGCCGTCCTCCCCATCATCAGCGGCCGCGACGTCATCGCCCAGGCCCAGTCCGGGACGGGCAAGACCTCCATGATCTCGCTCTCCGTCTGCCAGATCGTGGACACCGCAGTCCGTGAGTACGCCTCTTGCTCCTTCGCTACTAGCTGCCGGAGTACCAATCTTACATTTTACTTAGTATTTGCACTTTATTTTCATGCGGTGCGATCTATTTAATCCAGATTAGCTTACCGCCACAGTGATGTGCTTGTATCAACAATGTTAGGTGCAGTATTTAGGACCTAAAGTGTTTGCCTAGGATTATTATTCCTTACTGCAACTCTCGACATCTGTGTAGATTTGCTATGGTTGTGACTTAACCACCGAGCTATTTGATTCAGGGCATCACATTTTATATtctgattttatgtttttttttgtttttttaccttatatatattgatttttttgttctctGCTTTTCCTCAAATAACTaggtttttttcttaaaaaaaagaaaactcagTTTAGTATAATGTCATAGTTGATGGCATCCATGTTTATTAGACCTATCACCTATACATGAATTTTTCATGCCTGTTTTATTGCTGATTATTGTTCCCTGTTGTGGTCTTTTGGTGTTGGTTATAGCAGTAATATTATTTTCTCATTCTGTAGGGTGCAGGCCTTGATACTCTCACCAACTAGAGAACTTGCTGCACAAACAGAAAGAGTTATGCTGGCTATTGGTGATTTTATCAATATTCAAGTGCATGCTTGTATTGGCGGCAAAAGCATTGGTGAGGATATTAGAAAGCTTGAGCATGGAGTGCACGTTGTGTCTGGAACACCTGGCAGAGTATGTGATATGATCAAGAGAAGGACCTTGCGCACAAGAGCCATTAAGCTCCTAATTCTGGTTAGTTTACTTTTCATGTAGTTCATAAAGCCTTCTTTGAATTGATCAAATAGTATGAGAATAACAATCTTCGATGACAGGATGAAGCTGATGAAATGTTGGGCAGAGGCTTTAAGGACCAGATATATGATGTCTACAGATATCTGCCCCCAGAACTCCAGGTCAATCACAGATTAAACCTGTACTAGGCTGATAATTTGTCCTGTGGTCAGTGTTCTCTCAGCATGTTGATTCTTTTAACCAGAATTCAGCTCCCCACTTCAGTGTAGTATACAATCtaacatattttccatatctGATGCGTTTTTACTTGTGCTATTTCGTCCTTGTTTTGATGTTTTGCTGTAAACTGTCATCATACCAACAGGTTAGCTATCTTGTCTctgttatgatttgataatCCATGACTTCTTGTATGCTCATATAAATATCTGACTTGCTTTATAATATAGTATCAACCCTGGCCTCACAGGACCAAAATGTGTGAACTTATGACAATAAATCATTGTAAATCCTGGGCAGTGAGATTCCAATACTAAATCTACTAGCgcatatttttcgtttgcacaGGTTTGCTTGATCTCTGCAACTCTGCCTCATGAGATTTTGGAGATGACAAGCAAATTCATGACTGACCCAGTTCGGATCCTTGTAAAGCGTGATGAATTGACCCTAGAGGTAAATATCATtacatgtttttcttataaaattttatgatcttcaaaatgtattttacttTGTTGGTTTCGTTGGTCACTGATATCATGTGTGGTCGTCTTTTCATATCATGTTTATAGGGCATCAAACAGTTCTTTGTTGCTGTTGAGAAAGAAGAATGGAAGTTTGATACACTTTGTGATCTTTATGATACATTGACAATCACCCAAGCTGTTATTTTCTGCAACACAAAGAGGAAGGTAATATAtagtgttctttttttccccattATGTTCTATAATGGTCGTGTACTGGTGTGCTACAATTGTTTTGCAAAGTCTGCTCCAGTTGTTTATATGGAAAAGTGCAAATCGTCTCGCTATTTTATGCTAATAGCTTTTTTGTGgttattttctttcaaaaaccTTTTGTTCGTGCAATCTAGGCAGTTTGTAGTACTCCACTTATGAAACTTGTTGATTAGTGCTAAAACATTTGTTTGTTCCagcctattttattttgccTTTTATTAGAATGTTGAATTGCTATGTTTCCTAACTATGCCCACTTGTcattattgatgttttgtttgATATCCTGGATTTTCTTTGGTCAGGTCGATTGGCTTATGGAAAGAATGCGGAGCAATAACTTCACGGTATCAGCTATGCATGGTGATATGCCTCAAAAGGAAAGGGATGCCATTATGGCTGAATTCAGGTCTGGTGCAACTCGTGTTCTAATCACGACAGATGTGTGGGCTCGTGGTCTGGATGTTCAGCAGGCAagtttattgttttgtttgtctGAAGGCTCTATATTAGCTTTACTGTGAGTGGAGTATtgattaattcattttcaGGTGTCTCTTGTCATAAACTATGATCTCCCAAATAATCGTGAGCTTTACATCCATCGCATCGGTCGCTCTGGGCGTTTTGGTCGCAAGGTAACACTTTCCTACTGCACAACTTGAAACTCTTTATTCTACATCTATCCTCTACTTTGCTTGTGGGTTATTCATGACAAATTAGAGAACAAGAATTCTGACTTCATACTGTTTACACAATGAAATATAAGGGGTTGAGGATCTTTTATGATAAAGCGTGCACACTACATTGTGTGGCTAACAAATTGTTGGCCACAGCTTAGGTGAAACTTGTTAAAGTTAGTAAACCTTCTTGCCAAATATGTGGCACAGTGCGTCGTCAACCAAATACCTTGAGTGCTTAAGGCCGCATTCGGCATGGTGGAGGGgaggggttagttatccggcatggaaaacgtagtaatagattagtacattattaattattaaaaaatataaaatgattaacataattttttataacaacttttccatagaaattttttgcaaaagtacaccgtttaatggttcaggaagcgtgcgcgtgaaaaagaGGGAATCTGGGATTAGGAGGAGGTGTGCCGAACGCGGTCTAAGTAAATCCAGTAGTTTGTAACATTTATTTGTAGATTCTAGAAACAATTAAACAGTATTTACTCAGTTCCAAATATTGCataagattgagaaaattgatTTCTGGACATCTTCATGCATATCCTAGCATTAGAAATAATTACTACCTCCAGTCAATTTTATTTGTCGTTTCAGACAAATAATTAGGCTTACTCCCTTCCTAGTTTGATTGTTCTAAACGACATATAATTATgtctggagggagtattaacaGGAGCTGGCAGACTGCATACAAAGGTAATGGTTTGATTGTAGTTGAttctaatgataaaaaaatccttgcaCATTGTAGGGTGTGGCAATCAATTTTGTCAAAAAGGAAGATATCCGTATTCTCAGAGATATTGAGCAGTACTACAGCACGCAGATTGATGAAATGCCAATGAATGTTGCTGATCTAATTTGAGTGCAGATGTGGCGCTATCATGTTCCATCGTCTGGTTCGGCAACAGCTGATGAGCTTGTTTGTTGTGATTTTGGTTGACATGTTTAGCCACAACTGTATTGCTGTGGACTTAGAAGGGCTGCGAGTCTAACACTAGTGATTTTTCATCTTTGGCTTGTGACATGATATGTACATATTTTAGCGCCAGCTCGTGCCTAACAGTATTATTGCATTTCTGCTCAGAAGATGAGACTTTGTTCACAATCTTTATTGcaacaataattttatattgattTCCACTTGATGATGATGTGGTGGGCATCTATATCCTATTCTTGTTGTGAACTTGTAGACTGTCCCATTTACACCATCTTTGCAATGTCACGCTAGATCATGCGATTGCATGATAGATCTGATATCGTGCCTTGTAAGTTtgcttttttctttatttttttccatttttcgTATGATCACAATTGGTAGCCAGGTACGGTACGATGGATAGATATCAATAAAGCTAGCCAGGTTTTCGTTCAGTATGAAACTGTCAATCATTGGGTAGCCAAAAACGGGGCTCGATCAAGCTTTATTGATGCATCAAACAGCCTACAAGATCGCACTATGTACATGGGTTGCACACACTCTTCTCCCGTCCATCCGCTACGATGTTGAGCACTTGAGCTGCGTCGAACAGCCTATCCAGACTTAAGTTGCCTTTTATCCAGGTGGATCCATCAGTGGCGCAGTGCCGCTGCAAGCCTCTTGCTGTGCACGGTGTTAAGCCGCCTAGCTACTACAGTCTAGTCGAACGCGACGGAGTAGTAGTCGTCGTACGTgcaccgcctcctcgtcgacaTGAGCCTCGCCAGCTTCTGCATGCACAGCTCGAACCTCGCCGGCCGGTCGCCGGAGTCCTCCACGGCCGCCGCTCTGCGAGGGAGCCCCAGCTGGCGCTCCAGCTCCACGAACTCCTCGGGCCTCTGCACCACGTGGTCGTAGCAGATgtacctcccgccggccgtgTTGTTGCCCATGGCCTCGTACACCCGGACGTgcgcctccgccaccgtctccacgttcgccgtcgccagcaGGCCGTCGGCGAGCATGGCGCGAGCCCCTGACGATGATACGCACGCCATGTCATGTCAGTGTACTGCACAAGCCACCAATGTGCTCTTCCCTCCGATGACACGCGCTGATGCTATGCGTCAAGTAAGTTTGTACCTTTGAGGTAAGCGATGGAGGCGGTGGAGTTGCGGCGGCGGAATCCCGGCCCGGTGACCAGCGCCGGGCAGACGGTGACCAGCTTCAGGTCTCTCCCTCTGGCTGCCCTCCACGCCGCCTTCTCCGCTGCCGTCTTGCCCAGTGCAAACCACAGCTGAAAAGTTCGTACACAAAGTCATTAGATTGCACCAACTTTCCACaagaaaaggataaaaaaaaagttggtgaGTAGTAAAATATGCATCCACCATGGCAACAAGTGCTTATCCGTGTCACCGAACTAGTCGCTTcatctttttccctccttttgtTTTAACAAACTCACCTTGTTGTCACGGCAGAAGCTCTCGTCGCTCCAGCAGTTCTCGTCGATGATGGTAGGAAACCGTCGGTCAGGAGGGTAGTTTTGCCTCCACACGCATGCCAGCAACGAAGAGGTGAAGACGCATTTTCTGACGGACCCTGTCCTCACGCACGCCTCGATCACCTGCTCCGCTGCTTTGGCCTCCAAGCTTGCCATATGTTTCTGTTCAAGAGTTAGCATATTGACAGTGAGAAGTTAATTACACCACCTCACTTAACTTGTACGCCGAATTGCCGATTTGCTATTAACCAATAAATTACCAGCTATGTGAGTGAGTACTCAATAATGATGATGAGAGAGTGAATGGTTCACTAGCAAAAGTAAAGCTGGACTGCCTACTTACTGCAGATAAATGACAAACGCTGATGTGATTGAGATAGATACCTTACGTAATGGAGCTACCAAAGGTAGGGCTCCTTTGGAATGCATAAATTTTAcagaattttctttgaattagCTCATTACCTCTAAAAttacagggaaaaaaaagtaccGTTCAAAAGAGGTTGTACTGTGTAAAACAAGAATGGTAAAAGAAAGGTTCTCATCAACtgtaaaagaaataataaatatattattgcaACTAAGGTCACAGCAGGATGGTATCTCTGACCTTTAATAGCGTTAGTTACTCTAAGGTCGTCATGATTCTGACGGCAGCTTGACAGTACCTCATAAAGTGGATTTGGTGGTTGCACAGTCCAACTCTTGCTGCAATCCGGACTCTCATCACCCTTGGATACTACTCATAACTGATTACCTGTTCCCATCAGATAATAAACCCGGTTTCCTGCTATATATGGACAGGTGATTTTTCTGTCAATGAATTAGGTGACGGAGTTCACATACGTGAACCCACCGATTCTGTGCTCTGGGAGCTCTATTTCATGGGCAAATAGATGCAAACCATTTGCCTAGAGGAGCACTTCccggatttttttattttttaaacatttttaataaataaaatattttcactgtaTGAACATTTCGATCACGTCATAACACTGGCATGGCGAAACGGTTTGCCACGCTATGCTACGTCGACTAGGCTGtgtggcagcgttgtcttgccatgcCACCAACGCTGGCGTGGCTAAAAGGTTtagttttggaaaattttgcccggtaatttagtaataaaattacttgctaaaaagatttatttaataaaaaaaatttccactTCCAGGTACCACCTGCTCCCATCAGGAGGACTTTAGGTTTGGCAAAATGTCAACCAGAGGGCGACAAGAAGGACTGTACCACCTGAAGGTCATAAACTGCGTATTTTCATGTGTTAGCCTCTCCCTACTCCCTAGCTCCTACTTTCGGCAACAAACAAGACAGTGGCTCCTAAACAGAATACTATGTCCTTCGAGAGGTACGAGAGTTGGTGAGTATACGTACTGAGATAGAAACAAGGGTATCTACGAAGTACTACCACACTAAACAACTTGCAGTCAATGGAACTGGCTTGTCATTTCGAAATTTTTGATGCTGTACGACCAATGGAACCGACggtctgaaattttttatactgtCGTCTGACCAATGGAATCGACGATCAGCGAGGTCTCTAGATTTAAGTATTCAGGGAAGGTATAAAAGTTAACATCTACGGGCtttgcaaatttgccactattttttttaattacaagTATACCACTAGAATAACAACCCAagtgatatttttgtaattttcaagtgataattttataataatattttaaactagtggtaaatttataattgccCCTAGCATCTACCATGGACACCACACCGGCCAACGTTTCTAGATAGCGGGTTTACCCTAAATCAGTCCATTATGATTATTCCTAATCTCTTCttctcaaaatattaaaacctACTCGCTTCTTGATCTTACAAGGTCTTTCTGAAATCTGAGGCATGAGTGCCTCCACGTGTAGTACCAATGGCCATGGAGATTCTCAGATGCAAACTCTTAGAGCTCAACTGTGGAAATTTATATGGGCCAGATGTCTGAGGATCTGTGAATGTCATTAACTACGAAAATGATCTATGCCTGTTGGCTTTTGATATTTCAGTAATGTCGTTTTGTGTCAATTCATTGCTTAAGACTAGCCTGAGTCCCCACCTCGCCAGAACAGAGAGAATCGCAATGTTTCGTTCGAGTGATTTTATGGTCCTTGATATTGTATAGGAggtattaacttttttatgtaGAAATTAGTATTCTTAGATACCGAGATGCAGCAAATTTTAGATAGTAAGAAATATAGTTTTTCGTGATACCTCCTCAAGAACCAAATATgatatttctctttttctagGGGCTGTTTGttcgacatatttgtaaaaataatttctgaacaaattttataaatgtgtttttagcgatctaaagccaaggctaaaaaacaaattacgatgaaaatccctaaaatcaactataaatctaaggttaaaaatttgagttttgatttataagtataaacataaacgaaaagatgaggctatACAGTACACCAATCATTATTCGATATCAATTTCTCCTGTTCAGTTGCGCCTTGAGTTAGATGAAGAATATACCATATTTACACCATTCTATCCAGTTCACTGTTCACCAAGTATTTTTCTATACGATTTCTTCGATATTTTAGTAACCTAACTTATTAAGTGATTTCTAGCCTggcagaatatatataatatacgaGAAATAGAGGACACAGAACATATATTAGGTTAGGTTTAGtagttgcaacttgcaagaaTCAGTTTGGTGCGCTCACCGTGTAGCCGGACATGCCTCCCGGATCCACGAACGCCGAGGTGTGGAACACGCCGGCGCAGCCGTCGAACGCCCGGTGCAGGCTCTCCGGGTCCGTCACGTTCGCCATCACCGTCCACACGCCGTCCCTGCCGTCCTCGCCGAACATCTCCATCTCCCTTAGCTTGTCCAGGTCCTCTGCCGAGTAGCAAGCAGGAACATGCCAAGTTGGTACACGCGAAGATTACGATACGATGGTCGCATGGATActcagaaaaaaagaatactGATAAATTAACAGCGATGCTGCATTGCGATATTGCTTTCGGTTATCTTTGATCGATAACGACTCGACGAGGATAAGAGCGTTTGTTGTGGTACTTGAGCAACAATTTTATTCCAGTTCACCTGACtcgattagaaaaaaaaatagcagaaATATAGACCATGCTCTGGTGTTTTATAAGATAGTCATGCATGGCTAACCGTATCATTCACACCGTCAATTCACATAGAACTTTGGCGATGTTTGGTGCAGGTGtgttttcaactttttttagCTGTCTGGAAAAAATGGAGAGAGGATTTGATCTTTTAgatattatgaaaaaaatattcctcGGCCATGGTTAATTTCTTATCCGCGGTGACTGGTCACACTAGAGAATGGTAGTAATAGGGCATAAAGGCAAAATAATTAAGGGAATTAATTCCTTTGAAATTTCTCTAAAATCTCTCATTGTCAAGGAGGCCTAATGGACCGGATGTCTTGTTTCACAGCCACATCTTTCCACTTCTGCTAAtgattataaaccaaaatttaaacttttaaccttgaatttaaaatatattttggtgttttttatcgtagtttattttttaaccttggcttttagataactataaacacatatataaatgttttatttacaaaattatttttatttataaatataccgtttgttttttcctgaaaaaacCCGCTCGTATTAAGATTGCTACTAAGCTATCATCCTATTAGTTTTCCTAGTGGACCCTGAGTATAGTGTTAGTAAGTTGAAATGTTGAACCAAAACTATCAAA
This is a stretch of genomic DNA from Oryza brachyantha chromosome 1, ObraRS2, whole genome shotgun sequence. It encodes these proteins:
- the LOC102700751 gene encoding eukaryotic initiation factor 4A-III homolog A, with protein sequence MAAATTSRRGPGAMDDENLTFETSPGVEVISSFDQMGIRDDLLRGIYAYGFEKPSAIQQRAVLPIISGRDVIAQAQSGTGKTSMISLSVCQIVDTAVREVQALILSPTRELAAQTERVMLAIGDFINIQVHACIGGKSIGEDIRKLEHGVHVVSGTPGRVCDMIKRRTLRTRAIKLLILDEADEMLGRGFKDQIYDVYRYLPPELQVCLISATLPHEILEMTSKFMTDPVRILVKRDELTLEGIKQFFVAVEKEEWKFDTLCDLYDTLTITQAVIFCNTKRKVDWLMERMRSNNFTVSAMHGDMPQKERDAIMAEFRSGATRVLITTDVWARGLDVQQVSLVINYDLPNNRELYIHRIGRSGRFGRKGVAINFVKKEDIRILRDIEQYYSTQIDEMPMNVADLI
- the LOC121054926 gene encoding uncharacterized protein LOC121054926, which encodes MASTHPYRFPVPAEGEPRRRSAAQSCGTCGASAVASCVALCCCPCAVVSCLTLAFVKAPYLAGRRCAARLASKRRRRMMVKQGGRPGATPRKTNRVWDLDDDQQEWRPDGGGGGGAVQEERKDRRSPGPGDASDAAVGEGSGRVRSRVDAAEKTWVEIYQLGHWGFGRLSSSSRPQVISGDADSDGVAAGRH
- the LOC102722268 gene encoding cinnamoyl-CoA reductase-like SNL6, yielding MGVLRSTQSMQAEVEEMRTALLHGAGAAAGWRPSAGDADVKRAAGGDGGAAGPRTVCVTGGISFVGFAVVDRLLRHGYTVRLALETQEDLDKLREMEMFGEDGRDGVWTVMANVTDPESLHRAFDGCAGVFHTSAFVDPGGMSGYTKHMASLEAKAAEQVIEACVRTGSVRKCVFTSSLLACVWRQNYPPDRRFPTIIDENCWSDESFCRDNKLWFALGKTAAEKAAWRAARGRDLKLVTVCPALVTGPGFRRRNSTASIAYLKGARAMLADGLLATANVETVAEAHVRVYEAMGNNTAGGRYICYDHVVQRPEEFVELERQLGLPRRAAAVEDSGDRPARFELCMQKLARLMSTRRRCTYDDYYSVAFD